Proteins found in one Cricetulus griseus strain 17A/GY chromosome X, alternate assembly CriGri-PICRH-1.0, whole genome shotgun sequence genomic segment:
- the Gpr50 gene encoding melatonin-related receptor isoform X2 yields MATIPKSNMGPTKAVPTPFGCIGCKLPKPDYPPALITFMFCAMVITVVLDLIGNSMVILAVTKNKKLRNSGNIFVASLSVADMLVAIYPYPMMLYAMSVGGWDLSQLQCQIVGLISGLSVVGSIFNITAIAINRYCYICHSLQYKRIFSLRNTCIYLVITWVMTVLAVLPNMYIGTIEYDPRTYSCIFNHANNSAFTVTIVCIHFVLPLFIVGYCYTKIWIKVLAAREPAEQNPDNQFAEVRNFLTMFVIFLLFAVCWCPINVLTVLVAVSPKDMAGKIPNWLYLAAYGIAYFNSCLNAVIYGVLNESFRREYWTIFHALRHPISFISHLITDIRETRETRALTRARVHARNQAREQEHAHARLAVEGTPPNVRNVLLPGDAAGAHSDCASLHPKPQARSTSAYCKPASIHHKPLSGHPKSASVYPKPTSSVHFKPASVHFKPTSVHFKGDSVYFKGDSVHFRAASKLATSHHVSAGSSSKHRTSTVGYIKPAPSHPATTTVDYLEPASTSHSELTAVDLPEISASHCLEMTTTGHLKPGITVSNLPVVFPEAAATSASPPDSTVTPIATDDYRKVVLIDDDCDDSDCSDEMAV; encoded by the exons ATGGCCACGATCCCCAAGAGCAACATGGGACCTACCAAGGCGGTCCCCACCCCATTTGGCTGCATTGGATGTAAGCTGCCAAAGCCTGACTACCCACCAGCGCTAATCACCTTCATGTTCTGCGCAATGGTTATCACCGTTGTCTTAGACCTGATTGGCAACTCTATGGTCATTTTGGCTGTGACCAAGAACAAGAAGCTCCGAAATTCTG GCAACATCTTTGTGGCCAGTCTCTCTGTGGCAGACATGCTGGTGGCCATCTACCCCTACCCTATGATGCTGTATGCCATGTCAGTTGGGGGCTGGGATCTGAGTCAGCTCCAGTGCCAGATAGTCGGATTGATCTCAGGACTGAGTGTAGTGGGTTCCATCTTCAACATCACGGCCATTGCCATCAACCGTTACTGTTACATCTGCCACAGCCTCCAATACAAGCGAATCTTCAGTCTTCGCAATACTTGCATCTACCTGGTCATTACCTGGGTCAtgactgtcctggctgtcctgcctaACATGTACATTGGCACCATTGAGTATGATCCTCGGACCTACTCCTGTATCTTCAACCATGCGAACAACTCTGCCTTCACGGTTACCATTGTCTGCATCCACTTCGTCCTCCCTCTCTTCATAGTTGGTTATTGCTACACAAAAATCTGGATCAAAGTGCTGGCAGCCCGTGAGCCAGCAGAACAGAATCCTGATAACCAGTTTGCTGAGGTTCGAAATTTTCTAACCATGTTTGTGATCTTCCTACTTTTTGCAGTGTGCTGGTGCCCTATCAATGTGCTCACTGTGTTGGTGGCTGTCAGTCCAAAGGATATGGCAGGCAAGATCCCGAACTGGCTGTATCTTGCAGCCTACGGCATAGCCTACTTCAACAGCTGCCTGAACGCTGTCATCTATGGTGTCCTCAATGAGAGTTTCCGACGAGAATACTGGACCATCTTCCATGCTTTGCGGCACCCTATCTCCTTCATCTCTCACCTCATCACTGATATTCGGGAGACTCGGGAAACCCGAGCTCTGACTCGAGCCCGTGTCCATGCCCGGAATCAAGCCCGAGAACAAGAGCATGCCCATGCCCGTCTCGCTGTGGAGGGAACCCCGCCAAATGTCCGCAATGTTCTACTGCCTGGTGATGCAGCAGGAGCCCACTCTGATTGTGCCTCTCTGCATCCTAAGCCCCAAGCCAGGTCTACTTCTGCCTACTGCAAACCTGCCTCTATCCATCACAAGCCTCTTTCTGGCCACCCCAAGTCTGCCTCTGTCTATCCTAAGCCAACCTCCTCTGTCCATTTTAAGCCTGCCTCTGTCCATTTCAAACCCACCTCTGTCCATTTCAAGGGGGACTCTGTCTATTTCAAGGGAGACTCTGTTCATTTTAGGGCTGCTTCCAAGCTTGCCACTAGTCACCATGTCTCTGCTGGCTCTTCCTCCAAGCATCGTACATCCACTGTTGGCTACATTAAGCCTGCTCCCAGCCACCCTGCTACCACCACTGTTGACTATCTGGAGCCTGCCAGCACCAGCCATTCTGAGCTCACTGCTGTTGACCTCCCTGAGATCTCAGCCTCCCATTGCCTTGAGATGACCACCACTGGCCATCTCAAACCTGGCATCACTGTCTCCAACCTTCCTGTTGTATTCCCTGAGGCTGCTGCCACCTCTGCCAGTCCTCCTGACTCCACTGTAACCCCCATTGCCACTGATGATTACCGCAAGGTCGTGCTTATTGATGATGATTGTGATGATTCTGATTGTTCTGATGAGATGGCTGTATGA